The genomic stretch ATGGGCCATGATGCCGCCACCGGACATGAACAGCAGATCGGCGGTCCCCACCGCCTCCCAGGTGACCGGCACCGTGCCGGCCCATTGCCCGGAGGAGAAGGCCGGCATCACGGCGTCGCTCATATCCCCTCTCCCCCCGGGGAGAGGGTTAGGGTGAGGGGGTCGCGTTGCGTGGAGATGTCGGCGGGCGTCGGCGTATCCGGTTCCCCCGAACCCACGCCATGCATCCCCCTCTCCCCGGGGGGGAGAGGGGGAAGGTCGCATCCCAGCGGCGCCAGACAGGCTCGCGCCCCGTCGATCACCTCGGCGTCGGGCTGGGCGAACTTGCCGTTCAGCCCATGGACATGCATGTGGTCCACGCCGGCCAGCCGCCACAGCGCCTGATAGGCGTCGAAGCCGATGCCCAGCAGCGGATGGCGCGACAGGGCGCCGAAGCCGTTGCGGTGACCGTGCAGCGCCAGCCCGCTGTGCCGGCGCAAGGTCTGCACCGCCGAATGGCCGCACCAGTTCAGGCTGACCATGATGCAGGACCCGCCCTCGCGCTCCACCAGATCGGCGTGGCGGCGCATGGCGTCGGTCTCGTCGGTGATGTTGAAGGCGACCATCACATGCTTGCCGGTGCGGTCCTGGTGGCGGCGCACCCGGTCCATCACCGCCGGAATCCGCTGGGCCAGCGGCGCATGGGCCGGATCGGCGCAGATCTCGTCGTCCTTGATGAAGTCCAGCCCGGCGGCGCACAGCGTGCCGACCAGCTCGCCCGTTTCCTCCGCCGACAGCCCGACATTCGGCTTGATGATGGAGCCGACCAGCGGCCCGTCCGCCACCCCGGTCAGCCGCCTTGTGCCGGCGACGCCGTGGCGCGGCAGGTCGAACCGCGCGCGGTAGGCCTGCGGGAGGCGCACGCTCTCCAGCCGCAGCCCCGTCACCTCGCCCAGGTCATAGAGGTTGCCGGCCACCGTCGCCGCCAGCGTCGGCAGGTTGGCGCCGATGTTGGCGGTGGGGAAGGAGATGGTGATGCGCGCCCGCCGCCACGGCCCCGACGTGCGTTGCCGTTCCAGCCAGCTGTTGGGCAGGGCGGGGGTCTCGGCGGCCTCCAGCTCCTCCACCCGCTCCACCACCGCGCGGGCGCGGGCGCGCAGATCGTCGGTCTCGCCATGGACGCGGGTGAAGGTGCCGCAGGACTGCTCCCCCGCCATCACCTCGGCCACCTTGGCCGGGGCGAGCGGGGTTTCGATCAGGTATGTGGCTTCGATGCGGTCGGCGTGCATGATGGCCGCCCCTTACAGCTTGCTCAGATCGGGGAAGGGCCGCACCGGGTCGCTGCCGTCCCAGCCCATCGACGCCTCGCGGATCAGGTCGAACATCCTGCCTTTCGGCCCGGCGACCTCCGACAGCTCGATCACCGTGCCGGGGTGGTATTCGGTGTCGAAATAGATGAAGCGGCCCTTCTCGCCGACCTCGCCGCTCATCACCGGCTTGAAACCCTGCGCCAGCAGACGCTCCAGATCGGCGTCGTAATCCTCGGTCCAGTAGGCGACATGCTGCAAACCGGTGTTCCCGGCCTGGAGGAAGTCGCGGTACATCGACGGCGCATCGTTGCGGGTCTGGATCAGCTCCATCTGCAACGGGCCGGAATTCGCCAGCGCCACCGAATTGTGAACCTCGTAGGCTTCGCCGCGGTAGCGGTAGTTCCGGATCGGAACCCGCTCGTTGTAGAACCAGGGACCGATGCCGAGCGTGCGGCTCCAATAATCCATGGCGGCTTCGATATCGCGCACGACATAGCCAGCCTGACGGATCTGGCCGAAGAATCGGCTCATTGCGGGAACTCCGGATAAGAGGGGATCGAATAAAACCGGTGGCCCTTACCGGGCCAGGAAGCCGGTCGAGATCCAGGGAATGGCGGCGACGATCACCAGCCCGACCAGCAGTGCGCCGACATAGCCCCAGATGTGCTTCAGGCCGTCGTCGGGATTGACCTTGCTGATGGCGCAGGCGCCGTAGTAACCGACGCCAAAGGGCGGGGCGAACAGGCCGATGCCCATGGCGAAGATGACGACCATCGCATAGTGGACCTCATGCACCCCGGCCGCGCGGGCGATCGGAAACAGCAGCGGGCCGAACAGCACGATGGCGGGGATGCCCTCCAGCACGCTGCCCAGGATGATGAAGGCGACGATGGAGATGGCGAGGAAGCCGTAGGCGCCGCCGGGAATGCCGGCCATGAAGCGCGCCAGATCGGAGGAGAAGCCGGACTGGGTCAGGCCCCAGGCCATCGAGGTGGCGCAGCCGACGATGAAGATGATGGCCCCGGTCAGCGACGCCGTCTCGATCAGCATCGGCTTCAGCCGGCGCCAGTCGAACTGGCGGTAGATCACCAGCCCGACGATTGTGGAATAGGCGATGCCGATGGTCGACACCTCGGTCGCCGTCGCGATGCCCTCGACCACCG from Azospirillum sp. TSH100 encodes the following:
- a CDS encoding RuBisCO large subunit C-terminal-like domain-containing protein, with the translated sequence MHADRIEATYLIETPLAPAKVAEVMAGEQSCGTFTRVHGETDDLRARARAVVERVEELEAAETPALPNSWLERQRTSGPWRRARITISFPTANIGANLPTLAATVAGNLYDLGEVTGLRLESVRLPQAYRARFDLPRHGVAGTRRLTGVADGPLVGSIIKPNVGLSAEETGELVGTLCAAGLDFIKDDEICADPAHAPLAQRIPAVMDRVRRHQDRTGKHVMVAFNITDETDAMRRHADLVEREGGSCIMVSLNWCGHSAVQTLRRHSGLALHGHRNGFGALSRHPLLGIGFDAYQALWRLAGVDHMHVHGLNGKFAQPDAEVIDGARACLAPLGCDLPPLPPGERGMHGVGSGEPDTPTPADISTQRDPLTLTLSPGGEGI
- a CDS encoding VOC family protein, which produces MSRFFGQIRQAGYVVRDIEAAMDYWSRTLGIGPWFYNERVPIRNYRYRGEAYEVHNSVALANSGPLQMELIQTRNDAPSMYRDFLQAGNTGLQHVAYWTEDYDADLERLLAQGFKPVMSGEVGEKGRFIYFDTEYHPGTVIELSEVAGPKGRMFDLIREASMGWDGSDPVRPFPDLSKL